DNA from Terriglobus tenax:
TCCAGCGCAAGCTCGCCATCGTCGGCCCCATCACCAGCTTCCTGTTCGGCGCCATCATCGGCCTGCTCATCTTCGCCGCTACTCCTGGCGTCGATATGCTCAGCCGCCCATGGATCTCGCCCTTTCACCTCCTGCGCGCCGCCTTCTGGATCCAGCTTCTGCTCGGCGCCATCAACCTGCTGCCAGCCTGGCCGCTCGATGCAGGCCGGGTCCTGCGTGGCGAGTTCTCGCGTTCGCGTGGACTTGCGGGCGGAACCCGTGCCGCCGTCGGCTTCGGCCAGTTGATTGCGCTGGTCATGATCATCGCCGGCATCGTCACCTTCAACATGTGGCTGTTGCTCATCGGCGCGTTTGTCCTGATCGGCGCGCAGATGGAAGATCACGGCCTCATGCTGCAGAACTCGGTGGATACCGTGCTGATGCGTGACGTCATGCTCACCGAGTTCGCGACACTCTCCGCCTCAGATACCCTCGAAGACGCCCTCGAAAAGTCCATCCACACCATGCAGGATGTCTTCCCCGTCACCCGCGGCACCATCCTAGTCGGTGTTATCAGCCGCCAAAGCATTCTGGAGACGCTGCAGGCCGAGGGCAACGGATATGTGCAAGCCATCATGTCCCGCGGCTTCCACACCGCGCAGTCCAGTGACTCGCTGGTGCAGACCCTGCGCCGCATGATGGGACCCCGGGCCCAGGCGCAGCTGGTCCCCGTGCTCGACGGAGAACGCATCGTCGGCATCATTACGCCGCAGAATCTCAACCAGTCCATGAGCCTGCTCGCCCTGCGCCGCCGTATGCGCGGTGCCGAGGAGCAGCAGTCGTGACGGAAGCCGCACCGCTCGCTCCCGGTCTCTATCTCGTCGCAACTCCCATCGGCAACCTGGAAGACATAACCCTCCGCGCCCTGCGCGTGCTGCAGTCGGTGGACCGCATTGCCTGCGAGGACACCCGCCAGACACAGAAGCTGCTGAACCACTTCCATATCCAGAAGCCGACCGTCAGCTATCACCAGCACAACGAAGTCGTGCGCACGGTAGAGTTTCTGGACGATCTGCGCGCTGGAAAACGCATCGCCATCGTCTCGGACGCAGGTACCCCCGGCATTGCGGACCCAGGCTCCAAGGTCGTCGCCGCCGCCATCGAGGCAGGCATCGCCGTCTACCCGATCCCCGGTGCCAACGCGGCCATCTCCGCCCTCATTGCCAGTGGCCTGTCGACGGAGACCTTCACCTTCCACGGCTTTCTTCCCGCAAAAGCCGGTCAGCGCCAGTCGCAGATCGAATCCCTCGCCTTCAACGGCACAACGCATATCTTTTACGAGGCGCCGCACCGCATCCTTGAGACCCTGGCGGATGTCATCACGGTCCTCGGCCCACAGCACCCAATCGCCATCGCGCGGGAGGTCACCAAGCTGCACGAGGAGCACCTGCGCGGCCCCGTCTCGGAAGTGCTTGCAACGCTCACAAGCCGCGACGCCATCAAGGGCGAGTTCGTCCTCCTGCTCAGCGGCAACCGCATCACCACGGAGCAGGCCAGCACACCCCAAACCTCCATTGCCACAGCAGTCGATGTCCTCATGAAACAGGGCATCAGCGAGAAAGATGCCCTCAAGCAGGTCGCCCGCGATCGCAACCTGGGTAAGAGCGAGATCTACCGCCAGTGGCAGCGCGAGAAGGCCCGACACTAAGCACCCATCCCGGCAAATTTGCTAGGCTCAAACTATCTATGAAGGTTCTGGTTATTGGTGGTGGTGGTCGCGAGCATGCCCTCGTATGGTCGTTGCAGCAGAGTTCCAAAGTCACGGAAGTGGTCTGCGCTCCCGGTAACGGCGGCATCGCCGCCATTGCGCGTTGCCTTCCCGTGGATGTAAAGGACGTCGACTCCATGCTCGCGGTCGTCGCGCAGGAGCAGCCCGCGCTTACCGTCGTTGGCCCCGAGATTCCCCTCGCCGCCGGTATCGTGGACGCCATGCAGGCCCGCGGCCTGCGCGTCTTCGGACCCACGCAGGCTGCCGCTCAGCTCGAAAGCAGCAAGTCTTTCGCCAAGGAGTTCATGCAGCGCCACCGCATCCCCACGGCGCACTACGCCGTCTGTACCTCGCTTGAAGAGGTACGCAAGTCGCTGCCCATCTTCCATACGCCGCTCGTTGTAAAGGCTGACGGTCTCGCCGCCGGCAAAGGCGTCATCATCTGCCAGACCAAGGCGGAAGCCGAGGAAGCCGCTGCCGGCATTTTCTCCGGCGCCCTGCTCGGTTCCAGCGAAACCCGTCTGGTGCTCGAAGAGTTCCTTGAAGGCGAAGAGGTCAGCTTCTTCGCTCTCTGCGACGGCAAGCACGCCATTCCCATTGCCGCCGCGCAGGACCACAAGCGCGTGGGCGAGGGCGACACCGGTCTGAACACCGGCGGCATGGGTGCCTACTGCACCGATACGCTGCTTGAGCCCAGCATGGTCGAGTGGCTCACCACCCACGTCACGCAGAACGTCGTCGACGGCATGGCGCAGGAGGGCACCCCCTTCACCGGCATCCTCTTTACTGGTCTGATGATGACCGCGCGCGGTCCCATGGTGCTCGAGTTCAACACCCGCTGGGGCGATCCGGAAACGGAAGCGATCCTTCTGCGCCTTGAGTCCGATCTTTATGACCTGTTCGATGCCGCGGTTGATGGCCGCGCCGACAAGGTTGCCATCCGCCTCAAGCCCGGCGCCAGTGCCTGCGTCATCGCCGCCAGCGGAGGTTATCCCGGCAGCTACCGCTCCGGCCTCGGGATTGACGGTCTTACCTCCACCAGCGACGCTGGCGCCGTGCAGGTCTTCCACGCCGGCACCTCGCTCGTCGAGGGCGAGTTCCGCACCGCGGGCGGCCGTGTCCTGGCTGTCTCCGCCGCTGCAGATGACCTGAAGACCGCGCTCGCCATGATTTACGGATGCCTGGAGAGCATCCGTTTTGAAGGCATGTTCTACCGCCGCGACATTGGTTACCGCGCCCTTGCCGAAGAAGGCAAATAAATGACTCAGCCTGCACTCACCGCCGACGAGATGCTGACCTGGAATGAGAAGACCTCCACGCGCTTTCGCGACCTGCTCGCAAAGCATCCTGAGGCGCTTCAGTTCTCCTGCGACATAGCAAAGGTCAGCACCCTCGGCGGTTTGATGCAGCACATCGTTGCTGTGGAGCTTCGCTACGCCGAGCGTCTTGCCGGACAGCCCGAGACTCAGTACGACCAGGTGCCTTTCGCCACGGTGGAGGAGATCTTCGAGACGCACGACCGCGCCATCGCACTCTTTCGTGAAGCCCTGGCAACGTCCGGTACCAACTGGGATGAAGAGCTTGAGTTCGTCACACGCTCGCTCGGCAAGATGATTGCCACGCGCAAGGCGGTCTTCTTCCATGCGCTCTCGCATTCCATCCGCCACTACGCGCAACTCACCACGCTGCTGCGCCAGCACGGCATTACCATGCCGCTTCCGCAGGACTACCTCATGGTTGCCGCGAGGATCGCATGAAGCGCAAGCTGGCCACAATGCTGCTGCTCTCGACTGCCGCCTTCGCGCAGCAGGGAGTCGTGGTGAAACGCCTCGGAGCTCCGGACGTTCGTATCGAACCCGCCATCTGGGTCGGCGACATGCTCTACGTCTGCGGCGTCATGGGGACGCCGGAGAAGCCCGGCAATCCCCCTGTCTATACCTCTGATACCGAACAGCAGGCACGCTCCGCCTTCGCCAATATCGAGAAGGTACTCAAGGAGCAAGGCCTCGGCCTCGGAGACATCGTGCAGATGCAGGTCTTCCTCAAGGCAGACCCCAGGACCGGCGTCATGGACCGTCCCGGCATGGAACGCGCCTACTCCGCCAACTTCGGCTCCAAAGAGCAGCCCCGCAAGCCGGTCCGCGCCACGGTCGAGGTCAAAAACCTCGTCGTCCCCACCGGCCTGATTGAAGTCATGGTCGTCGCCGCCCGTCCCCGGCAATAAAGCCTGCTTTGTTACCCCATTCTTTCGCATCGCGAAAGGGTGGGGTGTCGAGCGAAGCGAGATTAAAACAAGAAGGCTCCTGCTTCGGCAGGAGCCTTCTTGTTTATCCCTCAACTGCTGCTATGCCTTCACCGGCTCCACTGTAATCGCGGGCAGAATCTCGTCCACATCCACCCACTGCGTCGGGTAGTTGCCCGTGTAGCATGCCGTGCAATAGCCGTTGCCGCCCTCGTCAAACGATCCGCAGGCCTTCAGCACACCATCCAGCGACAGGTACGCGAGCGAATCCGCCTCAATGAACTGGCGAATCTCCTCGATCGTGTTGTTGGCTGCAATCAGGTCCTTGGCGCTCGGCGTATCCACACCGTAGAAACACGGGGAGATCGTCGGCGGGCAGGAGATGCGCATATGCACCTCCGCCGCTCCGGCGGCTCTGCACATACGAACAATTTTTCTGCTGGTTGTCCCGCGAATGATCGAGTCGTCGATCAGGATCACGCGCTTGCCTTCCAGCAACGCACGCGACGGGTTCAGCTTCATGCGCACGCCAAAGTCGCGCACCCGCTGTGTCGGTTCAATAAACGTGCGGCCCACATAGTGGTTGCGAATCAGACCGAAGTTGAACGGAATGCCCGACTCGGCCGAGTAGCCCAGTGCCGCCGTTACGCCGCTATCCGGTACCGGAACGACGAGGTCGGCATCCACGCCCGACTCGCGCGCCAGCTGGCGGCCCATCTCTTCACGGCTGTTCTGCACCCAGCGGCCAAACACCTTCGAGTCCGGACGAGCGAAGTACACATGCTCAAAGATGCAGCTTGCCTGCTTGGTCTTCTTCGTATCGAAGAAGCGCGAGGTCACACCGTCCTCGCTCACCATCACCAGCTCGCCCGGCTGAACATCGCGCTCATACTTGGCGTGCAGCAGGTCCAGAGCGCAGGTCTCGGAGGCAAAAACAAAGGTGTCCGGCTTGCCATCGGTGCCGGTAATGCGGCCCATGCACAGCGGGCGGAAGCCATGCGGATCGCGCGCCGCAAAGATGCGGTTGCGCGTCATCATCACAATCGAGAACGCACCATCCACCTGCGACAGGGAATCGGCGATACAGTCCACCAGCGTTGTCTCCGCCGAGTGGGCAATCAACTGCACAATAATCTCGGTATCGCTGGTCGTCTGGAAGACCGCGCCATCGCGCTCCAGGCGCTCTTTCGCAGTTCCCAGGTTCACCAGGTTGCCGTTGTGCGCAATTGCAATCAGGCCCTTCACGGAGTCCACGCGGATCGGCTGTGCATTCAGCAGTGCCGAGTCGCCCGTCGTGGAGTAGCGCGTGTGGCCAATCGCCATCTCGCCGGGCAGCTTCTGCAGCACGTCGTCGGTAAAGATCTCCGACACCAGGCCCATGCCCTTTACATCGATGATGTCCTCACCATTCGAGGTCGCAATGCCGCCGGACTCCTGCCCGCGATGCTGCAGCGAGTACAGGCCCCAGTACGTCATGCGTGCAGCCTCAGGATGGCCATACACCGCCATCACGCCGCACTCTTCCTTCAGTTTGTCGAACGGGGTCTCGTCGAGTTCCAGGTCGTCCTGCTGCACTACGGTGGTCATTACGCCAGCACCTCCGTCGCCAGGCGCGACTCCAGCGCCGTAGCCCAGGTCTGCTTCAGGTCGCTTACAGCCGCGCGAATCACGTTCTCGCCGCCCAGCGTGATGGACAGCGTACCGTCCGCCGTCACCTTACCGATCGGCTGCGCCATCAGCGTACCATCCTTCTCAATCGTGCCCACCAGGGCTTCTACAGATTTGTGCGAACAGGTCACCAGCACCGTGCTGGCCGGCTCACTGAACAGTGTCTCCAGCGCGCCCTTCTCGGTGTCGATCTTCACTTCAGCGCCTACGCCCTTGCGGAAGCAGGCCTTTGCCAGGGCCACGGCCAGGCCGCCGTCGGAGATATCCGAGGCCGAGCTGACGAAGCTCCGCTTCGCCAGCTGCTGCAGCATCGCGTGCAGCGCGGCTTCCTTCTCCAGGTCAATCGCCGGAGGTGCACCCCACAGCTTGCCCAGCACCGTCTTTGCAAACTCGCTGGATCCGAACTCCGTCTGCCAGTCGGTTGCCTTCGCCGTATTCGGCGAAATCAGCACAATCACCTCATCCGGCTGGCTGAAGTGTCCCGGCATCGCCTTGGTCACGTCATCCAGAATGCCCACAATGCCCAGGACCGGGGTTGGATAGATGCCTACGCCGCGGGTCTCGTTATAGAGAGAGACATTGCCGCCGGTAATCGGGGCTCCAAGCGCGATGCTGGCTGCGGAAATACCGTCAATGGCATTGGAAAGCTGCGCCATGATCTCCGGCTTTTCGGGGTTGCCAAAGTTCAGGCAGTTGGTGGCGGCAACGGGCTTGGCACCGGTACAGGCCACCTTGCGTGCTGCCTCGGCAAAAGCGTGCTTGGCCCCGGTCAGCGGATCCAGGTAACACCACCGTCCGTTGCCTGCCAACGCCATACTCAGCGCTCGCTGCGTACCCTTGATGCGCATCACGCCGGCTTCATTGCCCGGACCCTGCACCGTGTTGGTCTGCACCATCGAGTCGTACTGCTCAAACACCCAGCGCTTGTCGCAGATGTTGGCCGCATCCAGCAGTTTTTTCAGCGCGGCGGGGTAATCCACCGGCTGCTCCAGCACTCCCGCCGGAGCCGTCTTCTCCACCGGAGCCACCCAAGTGCCTACCGGGCGGTGGTACAGCGGAGCGTCATCGGTCAGCGACTCATTCGACAGGTCAGCCACCAGCTCGCCGTGGTGACGAATCCTCATGCGGTTCTCCGCGATCACCGTGCCGACAATATTCGCATCCAGGCCCCACTTCGCGAAGACGTCCAGAACCTCCTGCTCGCGGCCCTTGTTGGCCACCAACAGCATGCGCTCCTGCGACTCGCTCAGCATGATCTCGTAGCTGTTCATGCCCGTCTCGCGCTGAGGAACATTGTCCAGCTCGACATCCAGGCCAACGCCGCCGCGGGCGCCCATCTCGCAGGTGGAGCAGGTCAGGCCCGCCGCGCCCATATCCTGAATGCCGGCAACCGCTCCCGGAATCTGCATGACTTCCAGGCAGGCCTCCAGCAGCAGCTTCTCCAGGAACGGATCGCCCATTTGTACATTCGGGCGCTTCTGCTCGGAACCTTCCTTGAACTCTTCTGAAGCCATGGTGGCACCATGGATGCCGTCGCGGCCCGTCTTCGCGCCGACGTAGATCACCGGGTTACCCACACCGGTCGCCTTGGCATAGAAAATCTCGTCACGCTTCACCATGCCCAGGGCAAAGGCGTTCAGCAGAGGATTGCCGCTGTAACAGGGCTCAAAACGCGTTTCGCCACCCAGGTTCGGCACGCCAAAGCAGTTGCCGTAACCCGCCACGCCATGCACCACACCTTCAACGACGGCGTGGTTCTTGTGCGTAATCTCTTCCGGCAGGGAAGCATCGTCCAGCGGACCAAACCGCAGCGAGTCCATCACCGCCAGCGGACGTGCACCCATGGTGAAGATGTCGCGCAGAATGCCGCCGACACCGGTCGCCGCGCCCTGGTAGGGCTCAATGTAGCTGGGGTGGTTATGGCTCTCAATCTTGAAGGCGCATGCCCATCCGTCGCCCACGTCAATAATGCCCGCGTTCTCTCCGGGACCCTGAACCACGAGTTCGCTCTTGGTCGGTAGGCGCTTCAGGTGGACGCGCGATGACTTGTACGAGCAGTGCTCGCTCCACATCACCGAATAGATGCCCAGCTCCGTCAGCGACGGAACACGGCCCAGCGTTTGCTCAATGCGAGCATATTCCTCGGCGGTGATGCTGTGCAGTTTAAGCAGCTCGGGCGTGATGCGAGCCGGTGTGGGGACGTGGGTGGCCTGTGCTTGCAGTTCGTTAGGCATAGCTGGCTACCTTGATTCTCTCACGTTGCTGCCGGGTTACACTGCAACGCGACTGCACCGGTTCTGGTGCAACCAGGCCTTTTCGTCCACAGGGCCGAACCCGCCCTAGGTCTGCCGCCCTAGCTTCATGCATCCAGACGATGTCATCCCGGCCGCGAGGCAAGGCGCCGCAGTAGGGGGCCTTGCGTGTGCCTTCGGCCTGCCCCCTGTCCTTAACCCTTTGTCCTTACTTACTTCCCGGTCGACCCAAACCCGCCTGTACCCCGCGGAGCCTCGGTAATCTCCTCTGCTTCCTCAAACGAGGCCACAATCCGCTGCACAATCCGCAACTGGGCCACGCGGTCGCCAACTGCCAGCGTTACCGTGTTCTCGGACAGGTTCGTCACCACAATCTTCAGTTCGCCCCGATAGCCCGGATCAATCACCCCGGCCAGCGTCGTTACACCCTTCACCGCCAGGCCTGAACGGTCTTCGACCAGCGCGCCATACTCAGCCGGAAACTCCATCGCCAGCCCGGTAGGTACCAGCGCGGTCTGCCCGGGCGCAATCTCCGCAGGCTCAGCAGCGTATAGATCGGCCGCGAGATCGCCCCACGGCCCGTCATGGGCATACTTCGGCAGCCTGGCGTTGGGGTGGAGTCGTTTTGTCTTGATCTTCACTTCGTGTGACATACGAACTTGATTGTTGCACGCAAGGCCATGGCCGGCACTACACCGGCCGCCACTTGCGCACGTTCGTTCCGGCATTGATCCGCCGCAATAACTCGCCCCCAAAAAACATGTAGGGGTGAATATTTTCAAGCGCACTCACCTCATCCAGCTTCTTCAGAATTTCCTGCGGCAATGTGAACTCCAGCGCCGCCAGGTTATCGTCAAGCTGCGCCACCGTTCGCGCCCCCAGAATGGTGGAGGTAATCCCCGGTTGTGCCATCGCCCACGCCAGCGAGACCTGGGCCGCGTTCACACCCAGTTCCTTCGCTGCAGTCTGCACAACCTCCAGCGTCGCCCAGTTCTTTTCCGTGAACTTCTGGAAGACCGGATTACTTGTCCCTGCGAGCGTATTCAAACGGTTGTTCCCGTCATTCTTCCCTGTCGCCTCGCGCGTGTACTTGCCGGCCAGGAAGCCGCTTGCCAGCGGACTCCACGGACAGATGCCGACACCCATCTCCAGCGCTGCCGGTACATGCTCGCGCTCGATGGACCGCACCACCAGCGAGTACTCCAGTTGCAACGCAACCGGCCGCGCCATGCCGCGGCACTCCGCCAGAGTGACCGCACGCGCCAGGTACCAGGCCGGCACATCGCTGAAGCCGTAGTAGCGGATCTTGCCTGCACGCACCAGGTCGGTCAGTGACTCCACCACCTCTTCCACCGGCGTCACACCATCCCACGCATGCATCCAGTACAGGTCAATGTAGTCCGTCTGCAGCCGCTTCAGCGATGCTTCCAGCGCGCGATGCATGCTTTTGCGGCCATTGCCGCCGGAGTTTGGATTGCCTTCCTCCACACCGAAGGTGAACTTGGTGGCCAGCACCACGCGGTCGCGCAGCTTCTGCTCACGGAGCATCCCGCCGATTAGCAACTCGCTCTTACCTGCGCCATAGCCGTCAGCGGTATCCAGGAAGTTACCTCCCTGCTCCACGTAGCGCGTGAAGACATTGCGGGCAACCTCGTCGCTTGATCCCCAATTGTCGTTGCCAAACGTCATGGTGCCCAGACTGCAAGGACTTACGCGCAATCCAGAACGTCCAAGCGTGATGTATTCCGTCAGCTTCATCGTTGCCTCCCAGCAGAACGGTATCGCATGCAAAGGCCACACAGCCACCCAGGAAGGGACATATGTTACGCACAAGCCGCCGCAATTTTTTTGAAGAGATACAACCGCAGAAGAAAACTATGCAACTTATTTCACTGTCGGTGGTTAGTAGTAAGTGCCGGCACGAGTTTTTTGGTTTCCCCATTTTGCTTTTGCATTTCG
Protein-coding regions in this window:
- a CDS encoding CBS domain-containing protein, whose product is MRSWSIPLGRWFGVEIRMHTFFVLLLALSLSWASMSGHSGLRGAALWFILFFAVVVREIARSLACAWFGLEVRSIQLLPTGGVITFATAESMERANEGAIQRKLAIVGPITSFLFGAIIGLLIFAATPGVDMLSRPWISPFHLLRAAFWIQLLLGAINLLPAWPLDAGRVLRGEFSRSRGLAGGTRAAVGFGQLIALVMIIAGIVTFNMWLLLIGAFVLIGAQMEDHGLMLQNSVDTVLMRDVMLTEFATLSASDTLEDALEKSIHTMQDVFPVTRGTILVGVISRQSILETLQAEGNGYVQAIMSRGFHTAQSSDSLVQTLRRMMGPRAQAQLVPVLDGERIVGIITPQNLNQSMSLLALRRRMRGAEEQQS
- the rsmI gene encoding 16S rRNA (cytidine(1402)-2'-O)-methyltransferase — its product is MTEAAPLAPGLYLVATPIGNLEDITLRALRVLQSVDRIACEDTRQTQKLLNHFHIQKPTVSYHQHNEVVRTVEFLDDLRAGKRIAIVSDAGTPGIADPGSKVVAAAIEAGIAVYPIPGANAAISALIASGLSTETFTFHGFLPAKAGQRQSQIESLAFNGTTHIFYEAPHRILETLADVITVLGPQHPIAIAREVTKLHEEHLRGPVSEVLATLTSRDAIKGEFVLLLSGNRITTEQASTPQTSIATAVDVLMKQGISEKDALKQVARDRNLGKSEIYRQWQREKARH
- the purD gene encoding phosphoribosylamine--glycine ligase — its product is MKVLVIGGGGREHALVWSLQQSSKVTEVVCAPGNGGIAAIARCLPVDVKDVDSMLAVVAQEQPALTVVGPEIPLAAGIVDAMQARGLRVFGPTQAAAQLESSKSFAKEFMQRHRIPTAHYAVCTSLEEVRKSLPIFHTPLVVKADGLAAGKGVIICQTKAEAEEAAAGIFSGALLGSSETRLVLEEFLEGEEVSFFALCDGKHAIPIAAAQDHKRVGEGDTGLNTGGMGAYCTDTLLEPSMVEWLTTHVTQNVVDGMAQEGTPFTGILFTGLMMTARGPMVLEFNTRWGDPETEAILLRLESDLYDLFDAAVDGRADKVAIRLKPGASACVIAASGGYPGSYRSGLGIDGLTSTSDAGAVQVFHAGTSLVEGEFRTAGGRVLAVSAAADDLKTALAMIYGCLESIRFEGMFYRRDIGYRALAEEGK
- a CDS encoding DinB family protein, translated to MTQPALTADEMLTWNEKTSTRFRDLLAKHPEALQFSCDIAKVSTLGGLMQHIVAVELRYAERLAGQPETQYDQVPFATVEEIFETHDRAIALFREALATSGTNWDEELEFVTRSLGKMIATRKAVFFHALSHSIRHYAQLTTLLRQHGITMPLPQDYLMVAARIA
- a CDS encoding Rid family hydrolase, with protein sequence MKRKLATMLLLSTAAFAQQGVVVKRLGAPDVRIEPAIWVGDMLYVCGVMGTPEKPGNPPVYTSDTEQQARSAFANIEKVLKEQGLGLGDIVQMQVFLKADPRTGVMDRPGMERAYSANFGSKEQPRKPVRATVEVKNLVVPTGLIEVMVVAARPRQ
- the purF gene encoding amidophosphoribosyltransferase codes for the protein MTTVVQQDDLELDETPFDKLKEECGVMAVYGHPEAARMTYWGLYSLQHRGQESGGIATSNGEDIIDVKGMGLVSEIFTDDVLQKLPGEMAIGHTRYSTTGDSALLNAQPIRVDSVKGLIAIAHNGNLVNLGTAKERLERDGAVFQTTSDTEIIVQLIAHSAETTLVDCIADSLSQVDGAFSIVMMTRNRIFAARDPHGFRPLCMGRITGTDGKPDTFVFASETCALDLLHAKYERDVQPGELVMVSEDGVTSRFFDTKKTKQASCIFEHVYFARPDSKVFGRWVQNSREEMGRQLARESGVDADLVVPVPDSGVTAALGYSAESGIPFNFGLIRNHYVGRTFIEPTQRVRDFGVRMKLNPSRALLEGKRVILIDDSIIRGTTSRKIVRMCRAAGAAEVHMRISCPPTISPCFYGVDTPSAKDLIAANNTIEEIRQFIEADSLAYLSLDGVLKACGSFDEGGNGYCTACYTGNYPTQWVDVDEILPAITVEPVKA
- the purL gene encoding phosphoribosylformylglycinamidine synthase subunit PurL — encoded protein: MPNELQAQATHVPTPARITPELLKLHSITAEEYARIEQTLGRVPSLTELGIYSVMWSEHCSYKSSRVHLKRLPTKSELVVQGPGENAGIIDVGDGWACAFKIESHNHPSYIEPYQGAATGVGGILRDIFTMGARPLAVMDSLRFGPLDDASLPEEITHKNHAVVEGVVHGVAGYGNCFGVPNLGGETRFEPCYSGNPLLNAFALGMVKRDEIFYAKATGVGNPVIYVGAKTGRDGIHGATMASEEFKEGSEQKRPNVQMGDPFLEKLLLEACLEVMQIPGAVAGIQDMGAAGLTCSTCEMGARGGVGLDVELDNVPQRETGMNSYEIMLSESQERMLLVANKGREQEVLDVFAKWGLDANIVGTVIAENRMRIRHHGELVADLSNESLTDDAPLYHRPVGTWVAPVEKTAPAGVLEQPVDYPAALKKLLDAANICDKRWVFEQYDSMVQTNTVQGPGNEAGVMRIKGTQRALSMALAGNGRWCYLDPLTGAKHAFAEAARKVACTGAKPVAATNCLNFGNPEKPEIMAQLSNAIDGISAASIALGAPITGGNVSLYNETRGVGIYPTPVLGIVGILDDVTKAMPGHFSQPDEVIVLISPNTAKATDWQTEFGSSEFAKTVLGKLWGAPPAIDLEKEAALHAMLQQLAKRSFVSSASDISDGGLAVALAKACFRKGVGAEVKIDTEKGALETLFSEPASTVLVTCSHKSVEALVGTIEKDGTLMAQPIGKVTADGTLSITLGGENVIRAAVSDLKQTWATALESRLATEVLA
- the dut gene encoding dUTP diphosphatase, whose amino-acid sequence is MSHEVKIKTKRLHPNARLPKYAHDGPWGDLAADLYAAEPAEIAPGQTALVPTGLAMEFPAEYGALVEDRSGLAVKGVTTLAGVIDPGYRGELKIVVTNLSENTVTLAVGDRVAQLRIVQRIVASFEEAEEITEAPRGTGGFGSTGK
- a CDS encoding aldo/keto reductase produces the protein MKLTEYITLGRSGLRVSPCSLGTMTFGNDNWGSSDEVARNVFTRYVEQGGNFLDTADGYGAGKSELLIGGMLREQKLRDRVVLATKFTFGVEEGNPNSGGNGRKSMHRALEASLKRLQTDYIDLYWMHAWDGVTPVEEVVESLTDLVRAGKIRYYGFSDVPAWYLARAVTLAECRGMARPVALQLEYSLVVRSIEREHVPAALEMGVGICPWSPLASGFLAGKYTREATGKNDGNNRLNTLAGTSNPVFQKFTEKNWATLEVVQTAAKELGVNAAQVSLAWAMAQPGITSTILGARTVAQLDDNLAALEFTLPQEILKKLDEVSALENIHPYMFFGGELLRRINAGTNVRKWRPV